The Podospora pseudoanserina strain CBS 124.78 chromosome 7 map unlocalized CBS124.78p_7, whole genome shotgun sequence region TGCAGTGCCTCCAAGATGGGGCGAGTGCCGCCGACCGTGATctcccatcatcgtcgtctcgTCTCCAGAAcgcccaacatcatcaaaatGACAGCACAAACACGCAGGGAATCATCAGCACGACTGCTGACTTAACTTACACACTATTCATGGATCGCTTTGCATTCCATCTGTCGTCACATTCATGGTTTCACTTTTACTCAATGCTAACGGCGCTGTAGGTGCAAGATATATTTGCCTTGAAAAGAGCCAACAGTTTGGCTGTTGCGCGCATTTCTGTCGAATCGCCATGTTTTTTTCCGGGGGTGAGCATATTGCTACTCCATGGGTTTTGATGTGTGGGACCGGCTGCCAGTGAGAGAGCTGCGGCGCGTTTTATGTCAATCAACCACGATCAAGCGATCGAGGAGTGCAGCCCGATCCGTGGTGATGGAGACCACTCTCACATTCACCAAACCAAACGCGGACTCCTCCGCAACCCGGCAGATTGATTGCAAGCCAACTCACTCGAGGTTTCTGCAAGACTGGTCTTATGTACAAGACTCTGGTCGAACCAGAAAGCCAGTGTGGGATGGCTTATCAGCGTTCTGTCATATCCTGTTTCCTTTCTGATGACCAGTTATACCTTCATTGCTGTTTCCCGTGATTTTTGAAAAAGCTATTCGACGGTTTGGAATACGCAAAGTTGCTGGTCTTGAAGGTGGGGGTCCCTTCGTTGGCTGTTTGCCGTCtcatgaggaagaggacaccgtctggggagggtgctgggtGAGAAAACACTCGAAGCTGATCTGAGCATATCGTGGTTGAAGAAGTTGGCATTGGTTGGGCCACAACACCAAGGGTTGAGGCGGAATGTGAGGAGCGGGTCATTTGGACAAGCTTCCAGGGCGAGCGAGCCCTTTTGGGCATTGTCGAAACCCACCGTTACCCGCTGCCGGCCGGGTGTACAAGTCAACCCCTTGACCATAACATCAACACACGCAGCCAATGGCTACCTCGGACATCACACAGACCAGCCATCCAGCCTCGTGCCTCACGGGTAGGGCACAATGAGCGGTCAATGAAAAACCTCCTCGTCACAAATCGTCTTCGGTTGGATGGAGGGTATCGTCAGTGAGAGGCTCTTGGTGGCTTTCTGGGCACTGTTCAGGACAAGTagaatgatggtgatggaaggtggtgatggaagcGAGACTGGCTCGTGCCATGAGCTTCAAGCAGGCAGACCGAGGGATGTGGACAAACCGGGCCTGTGCTTGCCACGGCAAGACAACCTGAAGAGGAGAATGCAAGATATATTAGCTTGTCTGGGAGCAAGAGGCCCAGAGGTAACCTTTAGTTTTAAGTTAGCCAACCTATCATGTTCTTTGGGCTCTTGGTGAAAGTAGCAAGGTAGGCTGGGAGGGCCCTGGCCATTATCGCTCGGCCGGTACGTAATTTCTTGCAGCCGATCGACCTTCCTCCATCTTTCTCTCCTACAACCTCCACACCTGTCTCTCGACTTGCGCTTGCTGCCACCGTCCACCCACCTCAGCAAACGCCCATTAACCGACAATAGCGTTCACGCTCAACAAAATGGCCGACGACGATTCTTCAGATCTCTCGTCTATTTCATCGCTATCGGCGCCTCCTAGTGACGATGAGTCTGGTCTCGAATTGACCAAGGAAAAGGGCATTCTGAAGTTCTTCCACAAGATCGACCGCAACCCTGCCTTGGAGCCCAAGGAGAAGACACCGCCCCGACCCAAAAGAGAACCATCGCCACCACACGAATATGTGCTAGCTGACAACCCCGACATCGCTGTACGTATTTCTGGCATCATTCGCGTCATTGAAGCGTTGCGACGCGAAAGATCGCGCACAGCGTGCCCCCTGCGAGGGCTAGATAGCTGTCCCGCGGCAGCTATGTGGGGGACCAAGCTGACTTTTTTGTGTGCTCACAGTTTATCGTAATGTTCCGCGCCCGATTCACCGAGGCTTTCCCCAAAAGTATGGCGAACTTTGGACCGCAAGAGCTGGAGCGCGATGTCGTCGATTCTGTTCCTGGCGAGCGCGTCGAGCACTTTTTGTGCGCCATCTTGGGGCTTTTGCTGAACAGGAAGCAGGATGTCAAGTACGTCATTTCCAAGCTGCGGAGGCTATCGAAAACCTATTTGATCTGAACAAACCGCTGATTCCATCCGGTGCATAGGCCTGGCCACTACAATCgcgcgttggaggaggctgttcAGTCGCACAAGGGACAGTGGGCGAGGGATTGGGAGAGCCGAAACCCGCTTTCTGGGGGTGCCACGTTTGCGTCCATGACGCCAGTCCAACGGGTATGGTCTAGCTCTGAAGTCTGCAGTGATCTGCTTTTTTTGCTAATCTCTCTCGCCATTGTAATTGCAGCTCACCTTGTTGCGCACGCTTATTCAATGGTCGCTCGCCTCCTCCGATGCGATCAAGTCAATGATCAACCAGCAATACAAGAACCGACACGAAGATGATCGCAACATTCCTCTCAGCGTTCAGGTGTGGGGCGGAGACGGTGACAAGCGCCGGTACTTCTTAATTGAGGGCAACGACGACACTTCCTTCCGTGTGTACAGGGAGAGCAATCCAGCCGGTGTTCACCGGACCTGGTGGAGCGTTGCTGGCAGCATTGAGGAGCTTCAGGCTCTAGCCAACAAGTTGGAGACTCAGGATGGAGGGCCCAAGGCTAGGCAGTTCGCAAAGAACATTCTCAATGCGATTCCTAGATTTGAGGCtaccgaggagaagaggagacgCAGGGAGTATCGCCAGATGCAGAAGGAACGGTTCAGGCGGCCAGAGCCTGGTTTCTCTCTCTATGAGGGCCGCACCAGAGGCAAGAGGATGAAGTACACATATTCCGACGACGAGGCCGAGTTTCTTACCGATTCCACCAACCGCCGATCTACTCGCAACACACGAAACCACACACCGGCCGAGCCAAGTGGTCCAGTCACTACTGCGAGCGGGCGCCAGATTAGAGCCCCTACGAGACTCAACGCAGAGAAATCCAGCGAAGCTCCGAGCGCGGCTACTAGTGTTCAGGGCGATGACACAGAGAACAAGGAGAATGAGCTTGGGCCAAGGGGACGCCCTAGACGCTCTGCTGCTGTCAATCACGGTACAAACGGCTGGGCCGCCagcaaaaagagaaagagcgAGGAGTTCGAGTCGGATGCGTCAGACGGAAGCGAGCCTGATTTTGGggatgacgaagaggaggaggccgacaTCCCAGACGAGtctgaagacgaggaggaattcGAGGAGGATTCGCCCATGGAcgaggatttggaggatCAGGCCGAACCCGGCAGCAAAATCTTCAAATTCCCGATCCGAGTTGCGTTTGATGAGAACAACAAGGTGTGGCAAATTCCTGGCCCGGCCGTGGTTGTTTCACCAAAGAACGCCAGGGCTGCAGCTCGCAGGAATGTGGTTGTGAGTGAGAGCTCCGAGTCGACTGGCGCAGAGGATGAGCCAGAGGAGCCAGAGCCACCGGCCGCTGAGGAGATTATCGCCGTCCCAGCCAAACGCGCCTCGACACCTCAGACCCAAACGGAGACTAATGTTGACAAATCTGGCGAGAAGGAGGTTAAGACTACAGATGAGGTTACGGCTCCTCCCACGCCCTCGAGCGGGCCAGCCACGGCTTTGGCTTTCCGGGGCAGTCCAGAGAAGCCAGCGCAGCCGCCAATGGCTGCGGCGCAGGCTGTACCAGCCGTGGGCGACATCGAGTAAGGCGACGTCATCGAGGAGGCCGGCTGGTGAActtggggggttttgggagaTTATTTATTGTGGTATGGCGGTGTATGTGGCTCCTGAGGCgggagaaaaaggagaaggcgTTTGGTAGATGAAATCGTTCAGGACTGTGATCGCCTGTTATTGGAGGCCTTTTCAAGGAAGCCGGCTCAGCTGTTTTATTTATTTCAGACCGTTTATGTCATACAGTCGGGCAGGCA contains the following coding sequences:
- a CDS encoding uncharacterized protein (EggNog:ENOG503NXM8; COG:S) encodes the protein MADDDSSDLSSISSLSAPPSDDESGLELTKEKGILKFFHKIDRNPALEPKEKTPPRPKREPSPPHEYVLADNPDIAFIVMFRARFTEAFPKSMANFGPQELERDVVDSVPGERVEHFLCAILGLLLNRKQDVKPGHYNRALEEAVQSHKGQWARDWESRNPLSGGATFASMTPVQRLTLLRTLIQWSLASSDAIKSMINQQYKNRHEDDRNIPLSVQVWGGDGDKRRYFLIEGNDDTSFRVYRESNPAGVHRTWWSVAGSIEELQALANKLETQDGGPKARQFAKNILNAIPRFEATEEKRRRREYRQMQKERFRRPEPGFSLYEGRTRGKRMKYTYSDDEAEFLTDSTNRRSTRNTRNHTPAEPSGPVTTASGRQIRAPTRLNAEKSSEAPSAATSVQGDDTENKENELGPRGRPRRSAAVNHGTNGWAASKKRKSEEFESDASDGSEPDFGDDEEEEADIPDESEDEEEFEEDSPMDEDLEDQAEPGSKIFKFPIRVAFDENNKVWQIPGPAVVVSPKNARAAARRNVVVSESSESTGAEDEPEEPEPPAAEEIIAVPAKRASTPQTQTETNVDKSGEKEVKTTDEVTAPPTPSSGPATALAFRGSPEKPAQPPMAAAQAVPAVGDIE